From the genome of Candidatus Electrothrix communis, one region includes:
- a CDS encoding type I restriction-modification enzyme R subunit C-terminal domain-containing protein — MTDQQPEQSARTIIDTMLTQAGWAVQSKKEVNLSAAEGVAVREYWTDTGPADYVLFVQRKPVGVIEAKRVEEGERLTTHEDQAEYYAAATLQYKLNKEPLPFIYESTGILTRFTDRRDPKPRSRPVFHFHQPKILLEWLGQKESLRARLQHLPGLSQEGLRPAQLIAIENLEKSFQENRPKSLIQMATGAGKTFTACTFVYRLLKHAEAKRILFLVDTRNLGEQAEQEFLKYQPIDDNRKFTELYNVQRLSSGYIASDAQVCISTIQRLYSILQGQELAEDLEQENPNEQGWQWRKKEPMPVAYAAKNPVEQFDFIIIDECHRSIYNLWKQVLEYYDAFLIGLTATPDKRTFGFFHENVVSEYTYEASIIDGVNVPYDVFTIETAISRDGATIQAQEYIERRGKLTRSQRWQHLDEEYRYSPTKLDKDVVNPSQIRIIIRAFRDSLPTIFPDRFDEQGIFEVPKTLVFAKTDSHADDIIQAIREEFGEGNDFCKKITYTISEDPKSVLNRFRNSWAPRIAVTVDMIATGTDVKPLEVLLFLRDVKSSNYFEQMKGRGTRTVNFDDLKKVTRTAKHTKSHFVLIDAVGAVKSKKTDSRPLERKPGVPLKDLLAAAAMGAQDEDLFTSLANRLIRLDKKLTDGEKERFSELSQGKNLNSIARDLLAGYDPDIIETISTQVREADPVVDSSADSAADPAAQDRAVAQQLEQLRSQAASVFTGELNQYLENVRKIHEQLIDTVNLDTLIKAEQDSYSTEKAEEVVRDFSEYIAAHKDEITALAIFYDQPYRRRDLTFAMIKEVLEKLQLERPLLAPHYVWDAYAQLEEVKERSPKEALVALVSLIRRVTGIDQQLTPYNKTVDKNFQDWVFGKQAGALKFTEEQMDWLRMLKDHICSSFHVAMDDLDFTPFDAQGGRGKMYQLFGDGMGDILDELNERLAA, encoded by the coding sequence ATGACCGACCAGCAACCGGAACAAAGCGCACGAACGATCATCGACACAATGCTTACCCAAGCAGGCTGGGCTGTGCAGTCGAAAAAAGAGGTCAACCTGTCCGCAGCCGAAGGGGTGGCAGTGCGGGAATATTGGACAGATACCGGCCCTGCCGACTATGTCCTGTTTGTGCAGCGAAAACCGGTGGGGGTGATTGAGGCCAAGCGCGTTGAAGAGGGCGAACGACTGACCACCCATGAGGATCAAGCCGAATACTATGCCGCTGCAACCTTGCAGTACAAGCTCAACAAAGAGCCCCTGCCCTTTATCTACGAATCCACCGGTATCCTAACCCGGTTCACCGATCGCCGAGATCCCAAACCCCGCTCACGACCGGTCTTTCATTTTCATCAGCCCAAGATCCTGCTGGAATGGCTCGGACAAAAGGAAAGCCTGCGGGCTCGCTTGCAGCATCTCCCCGGCCTGAGCCAGGAAGGCCTACGTCCTGCCCAGCTCATTGCCATTGAAAATCTGGAGAAATCCTTTCAGGAGAACCGACCAAAGTCCCTGATCCAGATGGCCACCGGGGCCGGTAAGACCTTCACGGCCTGCACCTTTGTCTATCGCCTGCTCAAACATGCAGAGGCCAAGCGCATCCTCTTTCTGGTCGATACCAGGAACCTGGGAGAACAGGCTGAGCAGGAATTTCTGAAATACCAGCCTATCGACGATAATAGAAAATTCACGGAACTGTATAATGTCCAGCGGCTCAGCTCCGGCTATATCGCCTCGGATGCCCAGGTCTGCATCTCCACCATTCAACGGCTCTACTCCATCCTGCAAGGGCAAGAGCTGGCAGAGGATCTTGAGCAGGAAAACCCCAATGAACAGGGCTGGCAATGGCGGAAAAAAGAGCCCATGCCCGTGGCCTATGCAGCTAAAAATCCTGTAGAGCAGTTTGATTTCATCATTATTGATGAATGCCACCGCTCCATCTACAATCTCTGGAAACAGGTGCTGGAGTATTACGATGCCTTCCTCATCGGCCTGACTGCCACGCCCGACAAGCGCACCTTTGGCTTTTTCCATGAAAACGTGGTCAGTGAATATACCTACGAGGCCTCCATCATCGACGGGGTCAATGTGCCCTATGATGTTTTCACCATTGAAACCGCAATCAGCCGGGACGGGGCCACCATCCAGGCGCAGGAGTACATCGAGCGCAGGGGCAAGCTGACCCGCAGCCAACGCTGGCAGCATCTTGATGAAGAATATCGCTACAGCCCGACAAAACTGGATAAAGATGTGGTCAATCCCAGCCAGATACGCATCATCATCCGGGCCTTTCGGGACAGCCTGCCAACCATTTTCCCGGATCGTTTTGATGAACAGGGCATCTTCGAGGTGCCCAAGACCCTGGTCTTTGCCAAGACCGATTCCCATGCCGATGATATTATCCAGGCCATCCGGGAGGAGTTCGGCGAGGGCAATGACTTCTGCAAAAAAATCACCTACACCATAAGCGAAGATCCCAAATCCGTCCTGAACCGCTTTCGCAACTCCTGGGCTCCGCGCATCGCAGTCACAGTGGATATGATCGCCACGGGCACGGATGTCAAGCCCCTGGAGGTCTTGCTCTTTCTACGTGACGTGAAAAGCAGTAATTATTTTGAGCAGATGAAAGGACGGGGAACCCGAACCGTCAATTTTGACGATCTGAAAAAGGTCACCCGCACCGCCAAACATACCAAGAGCCATTTTGTCCTCATTGATGCGGTGGGCGCGGTCAAATCCAAGAAAACCGATTCCCGGCCCCTGGAACGCAAACCAGGGGTACCGCTCAAGGATCTGCTGGCGGCTGCGGCAATGGGGGCTCAGGATGAAGACCTGTTCACCTCTTTGGCCAATCGTCTGATCCGGCTGGATAAAAAATTGACAGATGGGGAAAAGGAACGATTTTCCGAGCTGAGTCAGGGTAAAAACCTGAACAGCATCGCCCGCGACCTGCTGGCCGGGTATGATCCTGATATTATCGAGACGATCAGTACACAGGTCCGGGAGGCTGACCCGGTTGTTGATTCGTCTGCCGATTCGGCTGCTGATCCTGCTGCCCAGGATCGGGCTGTTGCTCAGCAGTTGGAGCAACTGCGCAGTCAGGCCGCCTCGGTTTTCACCGGGGAGCTGAACCAATACCTGGAAAATGTGCGCAAAATCCATGAGCAGCTCATTGACACGGTCAATCTGGATACCCTGATCAAGGCGGAACAGGATTCCTATTCCACAGAAAAAGCCGAGGAAGTGGTGCGGGATTTCAGCGAATACATTGCGGCCCATAAGGATGAGATCACGGCCCTGGCTATTTTTTACGATCAGCCCTATCGACGACGCGACCTGACCTTTGCCATGATCAAGGAGGTGCTGGAAAAACTGCAATTGGAACGACCGCTGCTGGCACCCCATTATGTCTGGGATGCCTATGCCCAGCTGGAAGAGGTCAAAGAGCGCAGCCCCAAAGAGGCCTTGGTCGCCCTGGTTTCTCTGATCCGGCGGGTCACCGGGATTGATCAACAGCTGACCCCGTATAATAAAACCGTGGATAAGAATTTTCAGGATTGGGTGTTCGGCAAACAGGCCGGGGCCTTGAAATTCACGGAAGAGCAGATGGACTGGTTGCGGATGCTGAAAGACCATATCTGCTCCAGCTTTCATGTGGCAATGGATGATCTGGATTTTACGCCCTTTGATGCGCAGGGAGGCCGGGGGAAGATGTATCAGCTTTTTGGGGATGGGATGGGGGATATTTTGGATGAATTGAATGAGAGGTTGGCGGCTTGA
- a CDS encoding type IV pilus twitching motility protein PilT encodes MAQIDAFFKLMNDQGASDLHMVAGQQPILRIRGEMERVKYKTLDNEGLKTLLYEICPEPKIKLFEETGDIDFGYHIPGLARYRANFFQQKYGIAAVFREIPSEILTCEQLGLPKVITKLATLPKGLILCTGPTGSGKSTTLAAIIDEINNTRSDHILTVEDPIEFVHKSKKCLVNHREVGTHTKSFSSALRGALREDPDVILVGEMRDLETISLAMEAAMTGHVVFGTLHTMNAMKTVDRIIEIFPADQQGQVRSTLADALKAVVSQMLFKRIDKKGRVAAQEILICTPAVRNLIREAKTYQIPSTMQTGKKYGMATLDDTIEELLKKRMISPDDAYVNCIEKKRFLKFLKKPPTDFTDAG; translated from the coding sequence ATGGCACAGATTGATGCTTTTTTTAAACTGATGAACGATCAGGGGGCGTCTGACCTGCATATGGTTGCCGGTCAGCAACCCATTCTGCGCATTCGTGGAGAAATGGAGCGGGTCAAGTACAAGACCTTGGATAATGAGGGATTAAAGACCTTGCTCTACGAGATCTGCCCAGAGCCGAAAATTAAGCTCTTTGAAGAGACCGGAGATATCGACTTTGGTTATCATATTCCAGGGCTTGCCCGTTACCGAGCCAACTTCTTCCAACAGAAATACGGCATTGCAGCGGTTTTCCGTGAAATCCCCAGTGAAATCCTCACCTGCGAGCAGCTGGGTCTGCCCAAGGTTATCACCAAGCTGGCCACCCTGCCCAAGGGGCTGATTCTATGCACTGGCCCCACCGGATCCGGTAAATCAACCACCTTGGCCGCCATCATTGATGAGATCAACAACACCCGCAGCGATCATATCCTGACCGTTGAAGATCCCATCGAGTTTGTCCATAAGAGTAAAAAATGTTTAGTCAACCATCGAGAGGTCGGCACCCATACCAAGAGCTTTTCCTCCGCTCTGCGCGGAGCCCTTCGCGAGGACCCGGATGTCATCCTGGTTGGTGAGATGCGTGACCTGGAAACCATCTCCTTGGCTATGGAGGCGGCCATGACCGGTCATGTGGTCTTTGGCACCCTCCATACCATGAACGCCATGAAGACTGTTGACCGTATTATCGAGATCTTTCCGGCGGATCAGCAGGGGCAGGTACGCTCCACCCTTGCCGATGCCCTCAAGGCGGTTGTTTCTCAGATGCTGTTTAAACGCATTGATAAGAAAGGTCGGGTCGCGGCCCAGGAAATCCTGATCTGCACCCCGGCGGTGCGTAACCTGATCCGTGAGGCCAAGACCTATCAAATCCCCTCAACAATGCAGACCGGGAAAAAATACGGTATGGCCACCCTGGACGACACCATTGAGGAATTGCTCAAAAAAAGAATGATCAGCCCGGATGATGCCTATGTCAACTGCATTGAGAAAAAACGCTTTCTTAAATTCCTGAAAAAACCGCCAACCGATTTCACTGACGCAGGATGA
- the selA gene encoding L-seryl-tRNA(Sec) selenium transferase, whose product MEHMQKILRLIPSVDDCLLALMQDPEFETIPLMLLKKGVRMVLDDQRQRVLNGKEVKPNDLEISILLKSIKLKVRELHRPIFRRVINGTGVIIHTNLGRSVLPGDVLSQLSETSGNYSNLEFDLATGERGSRYSLVEELLCELTGAEAALVVNNNAAAVLIALDTLAREKEAIVSRGQLVEIGGSFRIPDVMTRSGAKLVEVGATNRTHLKDYRNAITPDTGLLLKVHTSNYCIIGFTSEVSNKELVSLGKKHQIPVMEDLGSGCLVDLSPYGLKKEPTVQEVVASGMDVVTFSGDKLLGGPQAGIILGSKELVERIKRNPMNRALRIDKFTLSALESTLRLYREPQTVFERIPTLNIISTPIEIVQNKAEQLAEVLQKNISTCCTIQIEKVMSRVGGGALPEQNLPSRAVILQPLFLKINRLEQKLRKLDIPIIGRVENDRLLLDMRTVRSDELHLIAKGLRQALISQA is encoded by the coding sequence ATGGAACATATGCAAAAGATATTACGACTCATACCAAGTGTTGATGACTGCCTTCTTGCCCTGATGCAAGACCCTGAATTCGAAACCATCCCCTTAATGCTTCTCAAGAAAGGGGTCCGGATGGTACTTGATGATCAACGCCAAAGGGTGCTGAATGGCAAGGAAGTTAAACCAAACGACCTGGAAATATCAATCTTACTTAAAAGTATAAAACTCAAGGTCAGAGAACTTCATCGGCCTATCTTTCGCAGGGTTATCAACGGAACCGGTGTTATTATACATACAAACCTTGGGCGATCCGTTCTGCCTGGAGATGTCCTAAGCCAACTTTCAGAGACATCTGGCAACTACTCTAACTTAGAGTTTGACCTGGCAACAGGCGAAAGAGGAAGTCGGTACTCCTTGGTTGAAGAACTCCTCTGTGAACTTACCGGCGCTGAAGCTGCCCTTGTTGTCAATAATAACGCGGCAGCCGTGCTCATTGCCCTTGATACCCTTGCTCGCGAAAAAGAGGCCATTGTTTCACGTGGGCAACTTGTAGAGATAGGCGGTTCCTTCCGGATACCTGACGTCATGACACGCAGCGGAGCCAAACTGGTTGAAGTTGGAGCAACCAACCGAACCCACCTCAAGGACTATCGCAACGCAATCACCCCGGACACCGGTCTGCTGCTCAAAGTGCATACCAGTAATTATTGCATCATCGGCTTTACCAGTGAAGTAAGTAACAAGGAACTGGTGAGCCTGGGCAAAAAACACCAGATCCCTGTGATGGAGGACTTGGGCTCCGGCTGCCTGGTTGATCTAAGCCCTTACGGCCTGAAAAAAGAGCCTACAGTGCAAGAGGTGGTGGCTTCAGGCATGGACGTGGTGACCTTTAGCGGCGACAAGCTGCTTGGCGGTCCCCAGGCCGGAATCATTCTCGGCAGCAAAGAGCTTGTTGAGCGCATTAAAAGAAACCCCATGAACAGAGCCCTGCGGATTGATAAATTCACCCTCTCCGCCCTGGAATCGACCCTACGACTTTACAGGGAGCCGCAGACGGTCTTTGAACGAATTCCAACCTTGAACATAATCTCTACGCCTATAGAGATTGTTCAAAACAAGGCTGAGCAGCTCGCCGAGGTTCTGCAAAAAAATATCAGTACATGCTGCACTATTCAGATAGAAAAGGTCATGTCCCGAGTTGGGGGCGGTGCTCTACCGGAACAGAATCTTCCAAGTAGAGCGGTCATTCTCCAGCCCCTTTTTCTAAAGATCAACCGTCTTGAACAAAAACTGCGCAAGCTGGACATTCCCATTATCGGCAGAGTCGAGAATGATCGCCTCCTCTTGGACATGAGAACAGTCAGGTCAGATGAACTGCACCTGATCGCCAAAGGCCTGCGCCAAGCGCTGATCTCCCAAGCATAA
- a CDS encoding class I SAM-dependent methyltransferase → MIGLLSPMLAVSCTEPVEPAVLAKVEKLAVQLNLPVELPENSYSSRAGSSKRDRLLLRVSSNGLELIKLDDPKLSGAVRVDFTAGHAAYRRKQQKKELLVRAVGGKGGNGGASLNVIDATGGLGRDSFLLAAAGHRVHIFERQPVVAALLADGLARAAAHLETAEICQRIRLTVGDAVPALEVMQKTGAGEKGEDCEGGEGVDVVYLDPMFPERRKSALVKKELQLLQLLAHLDSSPEKLLESALEAATRRVVVKRPLKAPFLTDRSPSHSLTGKTVRFDVYLGCLLSRNREYSG, encoded by the coding sequence ATGATTGGATTGCTTAGCCCCATGCTTGCTGTCAGCTGCACAGAACCTGTTGAACCTGCCGTACTGGCCAAAGTCGAGAAATTGGCGGTCCAGCTTAACCTGCCTGTGGAATTGCCTGAGAACTCTTATTCTTCCAGAGCCGGATCATCGAAGCGGGATCGTTTACTGCTCAGGGTGAGCAGTAACGGTCTGGAATTGATTAAACTTGATGATCCCAAGCTGAGCGGAGCGGTTCGGGTGGATTTCACCGCAGGTCATGCGGCCTATCGTAGGAAGCAGCAAAAAAAGGAGCTGCTGGTGCGGGCTGTGGGTGGGAAAGGCGGTAACGGTGGGGCATCGCTTAACGTCATTGATGCCACGGGCGGGCTGGGCAGAGATAGTTTTTTGCTTGCAGCTGCTGGTCATCGGGTTCACATCTTTGAACGCCAACCGGTGGTCGCGGCCTTGCTTGCTGACGGGTTGGCGCGGGCTGCGGCTCATCTGGAAACGGCGGAGATCTGTCAGCGGATCAGGTTAACCGTCGGGGATGCGGTCCCGGCATTGGAAGTCATGCAGAAAACCGGAGCAGGCGAGAAGGGTGAGGACTGTGAGGGAGGGGAGGGCGTTGATGTGGTATATCTCGACCCCATGTTTCCAGAGCGGCGAAAGTCGGCCTTGGTCAAAAAAGAGTTACAGCTGCTTCAGCTCCTGGCCCATCTGGATTCTTCCCCAGAAAAGCTGCTGGAATCGGCTTTGGAGGCCGCAACGAGGAGGGTTGTGGTTAAACGTCCGCTGAAAGCACCTTTTTTGACAGATCGTTCTCCATCTCATTCCCTGACCGGAAAAACAGTGCGTTTTGATGTGTATCTCGGCTGTTTGCTCAGCCGGAACAGAGAATATTCCGGCTGA
- a CDS encoding TIGR00730 family Rossman fold protein: MTSRFLQQQTNQYCLNNMGNMGDSGDTWRIFRILAEFVEGFDTLSSLGCPSVSIFGSARPPEDHEDYKLARSIAARLSEHGYGIITGGGPGIMEAANRGAADVDGVSIGLNIDLPFEQHSNPYVNLPLDFRYFFVRKVMFIKYSMAFICLPGGFGTLDELFESLTLIQTHKIKPFPIILVGTSFWTGLVDWIREQMISNGKIDKADLLLFEILDDVDEIVAFIRRTVIL; the protein is encoded by the coding sequence ATGACATCTCGATTTTTACAACAACAAACAAACCAATACTGCCTGAACAATATGGGCAATATGGGCGACAGTGGTGATACATGGAGGATATTCAGAATCCTCGCCGAATTTGTTGAAGGCTTTGACACCCTGTCCTCTCTCGGATGCCCGTCGGTCAGCATCTTCGGCTCTGCCCGACCCCCGGAAGACCATGAGGATTATAAACTCGCTCGGTCCATCGCCGCACGATTATCAGAACACGGGTACGGCATCATTACCGGCGGCGGCCCTGGCATCATGGAGGCGGCCAATCGGGGCGCAGCTGATGTGGACGGCGTCTCCATTGGCCTCAATATTGACCTGCCCTTTGAACAGCACTCAAACCCCTATGTGAACCTGCCCCTTGACTTCCGGTATTTTTTTGTCCGTAAAGTCATGTTTATTAAATATTCTATGGCCTTCATCTGCCTGCCCGGAGGCTTCGGCACCTTGGATGAACTCTTTGAATCATTAACCCTGATTCAGACCCATAAAATTAAACCGTTTCCTATCATTCTGGTCGGTACTTCCTTTTGGACCGGGCTGGTGGACTGGATTCGTGAACAGATGATCAGCAACGGCAAGATTGACAAAGCTGATCTGCTGCTTTTTGAAATTCTGGATGATGTAGACGAGATAGTCGCCTTTATTCGCCGAACCGTTATCTTGTAA
- a CDS encoding M48 family metallopeptidase, with the protein MMLATEAGLDAVRAVALSDKAVQQMAVRSSAYADSKKRVAPATSKYARRLKRLVGDHYQEGDLTFNYKVYLAQEVNAFAMADGTIRVYSGLMDMFTDDELRFVIGHEMGHVALKHIHKKLKMAYASSAVRKAIASTNSTAGEIARSQLGSFVQVLMGAQFSQLEEKEADDYSLVFMKEKGYSSQAAVVALKKLATLGNKHSFLSSHPAPGKRAERLQMQLDGKDVSIAEQKKGLWEKATGVVVFVVNLVVGILRWLAGLL; encoded by the coding sequence ATGATGCTTGCAACAGAAGCAGGCCTTGATGCGGTGAGGGCAGTTGCCCTTTCTGACAAGGCGGTTCAGCAAATGGCGGTCAGATCCTCAGCCTATGCGGACAGCAAAAAAAGAGTTGCTCCGGCCACCAGTAAATATGCTCGGCGTCTCAAACGCTTGGTGGGCGATCATTACCAGGAAGGCGATCTGACCTTTAATTATAAGGTATACTTAGCCCAGGAGGTCAATGCCTTTGCTATGGCGGACGGGACCATTCGGGTCTATAGCGGGCTGATGGATATGTTCACAGATGATGAGTTGCGTTTTGTTATTGGGCATGAAATGGGGCATGTGGCTCTGAAGCATATCCATAAAAAGCTGAAGATGGCCTATGCCTCCAGTGCGGTGCGTAAGGCGATCGCCTCAACCAACAGCACCGCAGGGGAGATTGCCCGTTCCCAATTGGGCAGCTTTGTTCAGGTGTTGATGGGGGCGCAGTTTTCCCAGCTGGAAGAAAAAGAGGCGGATGATTACAGCCTCGTTTTTATGAAGGAAAAAGGTTATTCGTCGCAGGCTGCTGTTGTTGCCTTGAAAAAACTCGCCACCTTGGGCAATAAGCATTCTTTTTTATCCAGTCATCCGGCTCCGGGCAAGCGAGCAGAGCGTTTGCAGATGCAGCTTGATGGCAAGGATGTGAGTATTGCAGAGCAGAAAAAAGGGCTATGGGAAAAGGCGACCGGGGTTGTGGTCTTTGTGGTGAATTTGGTGGTTGGGATTCTGCGTTGGCTGGCCGGGCTTTTGTGA
- a CDS encoding tetratricopeptide repeat protein: protein MFFNDPVSDQGFQADDGLILAQPLLLELEEILPVPASTGFWLHDPTCPSEHAFSPEQLERLHAWQASVDKDTANIPAVLEDLLAIPLITAQEDEVTLVTLVIYDVDPAVLRKMAAEWLIELREKILQRFCRIRHIYIDPDTGLYNRRALTLLLAKDSYRKTLFLIAAVPGTRTLAGGFQKILQVNALLRTLIEEPLFYLGQGLFAAVRCIDQRNACLNFSHRLISRLKREGLRRVHVCFSSLPPEDTPQEILHRCQRLLAEAERRGPYSLCDEAFLVRKEQHPFALPAAPVVRRLQKKWRGLDKFGLLLVSFTHKQNMQDGKEEAQALPDLDLILAKSQSSSTSYTLNANEQLILLPDRSFEQTSLQAKELAQKISKETETPPSIGFCHWPTASIPKIECIRSCRKAILHASFYEKGAVVAFDALSYNVSGDLYFDEGDYKQAIKEYKAGLQIKPDDVNLLNSLGVALTEINRHREAESCFSQVLQTEPQNYMALINKGMSCRLLGRSEEAIACFEQGLHCKEHEKQASIELYLQLGKLYCLEEEFKKAVSLLKEWRELRGEPSEFIFFRLFGEASMGAGEHHEAIKALQRSLQIYPQNADSQSMLGLLYVLEGQGAEVGLSLCHRAIAADSGDARHLYRRAVALRHLKRLPEALDDVRESLRIQRNNEQTLLLRGILYEELGSLRRAQQGFQRIISMKKSTENRKKEALAGLARIAARTRIFSQPKEERV, encoded by the coding sequence ATGTTTTTCAACGACCCTGTCTCCGACCAAGGCTTTCAAGCCGATGACGGCCTGATACTAGCACAGCCACTCCTCCTTGAACTGGAGGAAATCCTGCCGGTGCCTGCTTCAACAGGATTCTGGTTACACGACCCAACCTGCCCGTCAGAGCATGCATTCAGTCCAGAGCAACTGGAAAGGCTCCATGCTTGGCAGGCAAGTGTGGACAAAGACACGGCCAACATCCCTGCCGTACTGGAAGATCTATTAGCTATTCCCTTGATCACTGCACAGGAGGACGAAGTCACCCTGGTGACCCTAGTTATATATGATGTTGATCCGGCTGTCCTGCGGAAGATGGCAGCAGAATGGCTGATTGAACTCCGAGAAAAAATTCTTCAGCGCTTCTGCCGCATCCGACATATATATATAGATCCAGATACCGGCCTCTACAACCGTCGCGCCCTCACCCTGCTGCTGGCGAAAGACTCGTACCGGAAGACCCTCTTCCTCATAGCTGCTGTCCCCGGAACACGGACCCTTGCAGGTGGTTTCCAAAAAATCCTTCAGGTCAACGCCCTTCTCCGAACCCTTATTGAGGAGCCGCTCTTCTATCTCGGACAAGGCTTATTCGCTGCTGTCCGATGCATAGACCAGCGCAATGCCTGCCTGAATTTTTCCCACCGCCTTATCTCCCGCCTCAAACGAGAAGGGCTCCGCAGGGTACATGTCTGTTTTTCCTCCTTACCTCCTGAGGATACACCGCAGGAAATACTCCATAGATGCCAACGGCTCCTCGCAGAAGCAGAACGACGCGGCCCGTACAGCCTCTGCGACGAGGCCTTCTTGGTCAGAAAAGAACAACATCCCTTTGCCCTGCCCGCAGCCCCTGTTGTACGGAGGCTGCAAAAAAAATGGCGAGGACTTGATAAATTCGGGCTTCTCCTTGTCTCTTTTACGCACAAGCAGAATATGCAGGATGGGAAGGAGGAGGCCCAGGCGCTCCCGGATCTCGACTTGATACTCGCAAAATCCCAGTCCTCTTCCACCTCTTATACGCTCAACGCCAATGAGCAGCTCATTCTCTTGCCCGATCGTTCTTTTGAACAGACCAGTCTTCAGGCAAAAGAACTCGCTCAAAAAATCTCCAAAGAAACAGAAACTCCTCCCTCTATAGGGTTCTGCCACTGGCCGACAGCCAGCATCCCCAAGATTGAATGCATCAGGAGCTGTCGCAAGGCTATACTCCATGCCAGCTTTTACGAAAAAGGTGCTGTGGTGGCCTTTGATGCCCTGAGTTATAATGTCAGCGGTGATCTCTATTTTGATGAGGGCGATTATAAACAGGCGATCAAAGAATATAAAGCTGGGTTACAGATAAAACCTGACGATGTAAATCTGCTCAACAGCCTCGGGGTGGCCTTGACTGAAATCAACCGTCATCGCGAAGCGGAATCCTGCTTTTCTCAAGTCCTGCAAACGGAACCGCAGAACTACATGGCGCTGATCAATAAAGGGATGAGCTGTCGTCTCCTTGGGCGATCCGAAGAGGCCATAGCCTGTTTTGAACAGGGGCTGCACTGTAAGGAGCATGAGAAACAGGCATCCATTGAGCTTTATCTCCAGCTTGGCAAACTCTATTGCCTTGAGGAAGAATTTAAAAAAGCTGTCAGCCTGCTCAAAGAATGGAGAGAACTCAGGGGGGAACCGAGTGAGTTTATCTTCTTTCGTTTATTCGGCGAGGCATCAATGGGGGCAGGAGAGCATCATGAGGCCATCAAGGCCTTGCAGCGGTCTTTACAAATCTATCCCCAGAACGCAGACAGCCAGAGCATGCTGGGACTCCTGTATGTCTTGGAAGGACAGGGTGCAGAAGTAGGATTAAGCCTTTGCCACCGGGCTATTGCCGCAGATAGCGGAGATGCACGTCACCTCTACAGACGAGCAGTAGCTCTGCGCCATCTCAAACGCCTTCCTGAAGCCCTGGATGATGTCAGAGAGTCATTAAGGATACAAAGAAATAATGAACAAACGCTCCTTCTCCGTGGTATACTATATGAAGAACTTGGTTCTCTGCGCCGGGCACAGCAGGGTTTCCAGCGAATAATCAGCATGAAGAAAAGTACTGAGAACCGAAAAAAAGAGGCGCTGGCAGGTTTAGCCAGAATCGCGGCCCGGACGCGCATTTTTTCTCAGCCCAAGGAGGAGCGAGTATGA